A DNA window from Stutzerimonas stutzeri contains the following coding sequences:
- the pilG gene encoding twitching motility response regulator PilG, translating to MEQHSEGLKVMVIDDSKTIRRTAETLLKKVGCDVITAVDGFDALAKIADTHPRIIFVDIMMPRLDGYQTCALIKNNSSFKSTPVIMLSSKDGLFDKAKGRIVGSDQYLTKPFSKEELLGAIKAHVPDFVPVEQAS from the coding sequence ATGGAACAGCACTCCGAGGGCTTGAAGGTCATGGTGATCGACGATTCGAAAACGATTCGTCGCACTGCTGAAACCCTGCTGAAGAAAGTAGGTTGCGATGTCATCACCGCAGTAGACGGTTTCGATGCGCTCGCCAAGATTGCGGATACTCATCCCCGCATCATCTTCGTCGATATTATGATGCCCAGGCTGGACGGATATCAGACCTGCGCGTTGATCAAGAACAACAGCTCCTTCAAGTCAACGCCGGTGATCATGCTGTCTTCCAAAGACGGCCTGTTCGACAAGGCGAAAGGGCGTATTGTCGGCTCCGATCAATACCTCACCAAGCCGTTCAGCAAAGAAGAGCTGCTCGGTGCGATCAAGGCACATGTCCCTGATTTCGTACCGGTGGAGCAAGCATCCTGA
- the pilH gene encoding twitching motility response regulator PilH, with translation MARVLIVDDSPTEMYKLTAMLEKHGHVVLKAENGADGVALARQEKPDAVLMDIVMPGLNGFQATRQLTKDSETSHIPVIIVTTKDQETDKVWGKRQGAKDYLTKPVDEATLLKTLNAVLAG, from the coding sequence ATGGCTCGCGTTCTGATTGTTGATGATTCGCCGACCGAAATGTACAAGCTCACCGCCATGCTGGAGAAGCATGGTCATGTGGTGCTGAAAGCCGAGAACGGCGCCGATGGCGTTGCGTTGGCGCGTCAGGAAAAGCCAGACGCCGTTCTGATGGATATCGTCATGCCGGGGCTCAATGGCTTTCAGGCCACCCGTCAACTGACCAAAGATTCGGAAACCAGTCACATTCCGGTGATCATCGTTACCACCAAGGATCAGGAAACCGATAAGGTCTGGGGCAAGCGCCAGGGGGCCAAGGATTACCTGACCAAACCGGTGGACGAAGCCACATTGCTGAAAACCCTGAATGCCGTTCTGGCGGGCTGA
- a CDS encoding energy transducer TonB has protein sequence MNAATRQTAPETTRVRPADRLGFTLFLATALHLALILGLGFTLSEPKQISKTLEITLSTFKSEEKPKEADFLAQDNQQGSGTLEHKASPKTTELAPFQDTEVRKVTPPAAPPRSTRQEPAKTVVTTRSPQPDKADVKQQTQPQPEPQPAPAFDSAQLSAEIASLEAELAQEVERYAKRPRVSRQNSAATMRDISAWYRDEWRKKVERIGNLNYPDEARRQQIYGSLRMLVTINRDGTVQELRVIESSGQPVLDEAALRIVRLAAPFAPFSGELAQKFDQVEIIRTWRFERGDKLSSR, from the coding sequence ATGAACGCCGCTACCCGCCAAACCGCGCCTGAAACCACCCGAGTCCGCCCGGCGGACAGGCTCGGCTTCACGCTTTTTCTGGCCACTGCATTGCACCTGGCCCTGATTCTCGGCCTGGGCTTCACGCTGTCCGAACCGAAACAGATCAGCAAGACACTGGAAATCACCCTGTCGACGTTCAAGAGCGAGGAGAAACCCAAGGAAGCCGACTTCCTCGCCCAGGACAACCAACAGGGCAGCGGCACGCTGGAACACAAGGCATCGCCGAAGACGACCGAATTGGCACCGTTCCAGGACACCGAGGTGCGCAAGGTAACCCCGCCCGCAGCTCCGCCCCGCAGCACTCGACAAGAGCCGGCAAAGACTGTCGTAACCACTCGCAGCCCGCAACCGGACAAGGCCGATGTCAAGCAGCAGACCCAGCCGCAGCCCGAACCGCAACCCGCTCCAGCGTTCGACAGCGCTCAGCTGAGCGCCGAAATCGCCAGCTTGGAAGCTGAGTTGGCACAAGAAGTCGAGCGCTACGCCAAACGCCCCAGGGTCAGCCGTCAGAACAGCGCCGCCACCATGCGCGACATCAGCGCCTGGTATCGCGACGAGTGGCGCAAGAAGGTCGAGCGCATCGGCAACCTGAACTACCCGGACGAAGCGCGTCGCCAGCAGATATACGGGAGCCTGCGCATGCTGGTAACCATCAACCGCGACGGCACCGTACAAGAGTTACGTGTGATCGAGTCCTCCGGCCAACCGGTACTCGACGAAGCCGCGCTGCGCATCGTGCGCCTGGCCGCACCCTTCGCACCATTCAGCGGGGAACTGGCGCAGAAGTTCGATCAGGTCGAGATCATTCGCACCTGGCGCTTCGAACGTGGTGACAAGCTTTCCAGCCGCTGA
- a CDS encoding chemotaxis protein CheW, translating into MPDMQTPFQQLLELDRQCRAYAAGLPSQQEAVQTWGGIGFRMGGRLFVAPMGEVGEILHEPRYTLLPGVKSWVKGVANVRGRLLPVMDLCGYFGLELSALRKQRRVLVVDHQEVFAGLTVDEVFGMQHFPVETFSEELPPIEASIQPFIHGVFQREQPWLVFSPHALAAHQAFLDVAF; encoded by the coding sequence ATGCCTGACATGCAAACGCCGTTTCAGCAGTTGCTGGAGCTAGATAGACAATGCCGCGCATACGCGGCGGGCCTGCCATCTCAGCAGGAAGCCGTACAAACCTGGGGAGGGATCGGCTTCCGAATGGGGGGTCGATTGTTCGTCGCTCCGATGGGTGAGGTCGGTGAAATTCTCCACGAGCCGCGCTACACGCTGTTACCCGGCGTCAAGAGCTGGGTCAAGGGTGTGGCAAATGTTCGCGGCAGATTGCTGCCGGTCATGGATCTTTGTGGATATTTCGGGCTTGAGCTTTCGGCGTTGCGCAAACAGCGCAGGGTTCTGGTGGTGGATCATCAGGAAGTGTTCGCCGGGCTGACCGTGGACGAAGTCTTCGGCATGCAGCACTTCCCGGTAGAAACCTTCTCGGAGGAGTTGCCTCCGATCGAAGCATCGATTCAGCCGTTCATTCATGGTGTGTTCCAGCGCGAGCAGCCCTGGCTGGTCTTCAGCCCGCACGCATTGGCTGCGCATCAGGCGTTTTTAGACGTCGCTTTTTAG
- a CDS encoding methyl-accepting chemotaxis protein, which yields MIKMNANALLSGVRSNTLTTGLFIVLIVSIVLLFANFAYVNTQADHDNEYIAHAGELRVLSQQIAKDAVEAATGTQEAFASLKQARNDFNQRWGYLSQGNDSIGLPAVPESLRDEVNAVEQDWSTLRRDTDAILSSEQTVLSLHQVASTLAETIPQLQVEYEEVVDILLESGAPAAQVSVAQRQSLLAERILGSVNKVLSGDQDSVQAADMFGRDASLFGRVLNAMIEGNVAMGITAVADDEARDRLSEIAELFQFVSGSVDEILETSPELFQVRESANSIFEVSQTLLDKTSALSQGLQSRADARYLNTILGYVLGALALASIILIGLVMVQEARRRLSETAEKNERNQTAILRLLDEIGDLADGDLTVAATVTEDFTGAIADSINYSIDQLRELVATINQTAVQVSGAAQETQATAMHLAEASEHQAQEIAGASAAINEMAVSIDQVSANAAESSAVAERSVAIANKGNEVVHNTITGMDNIREQIQDTSKRIKRLGESSQEIGDIVSLINDIADQTNILALNAAIQASMAGDAGRGFAVVADEVQRLAERSSAATKQIEALVKTIQTDTNEAVISMEQTTSEVVRGARLAQDAGVALEEIEKVSKTLAALIQNISNAARQQASSAGHISNTMNVIQEITSQTSSGTTATAKSIGNLAKMANEMRHSVSGFTLPDAPDQA from the coding sequence ATGATCAAAATGAATGCTAATGCTTTGTTGAGCGGGGTGCGCAGCAATACGCTGACCACCGGTTTGTTTATCGTGCTGATCGTTTCGATCGTACTTCTGTTCGCGAACTTCGCGTACGTCAATACGCAAGCCGATCACGATAACGAATACATCGCTCACGCTGGAGAGCTGCGCGTACTGTCCCAGCAGATCGCTAAGGATGCCGTGGAAGCGGCGACTGGCACGCAAGAGGCGTTCGCGTCTCTCAAGCAGGCTCGTAACGACTTCAACCAGCGTTGGGGTTATCTCTCCCAAGGTAACGACAGCATAGGCCTGCCCGCAGTTCCTGAGTCGCTGCGCGACGAGGTGAACGCGGTGGAGCAGGACTGGAGCACGCTGCGTCGTGACACCGATGCCATCCTTTCCAGCGAGCAGACAGTTCTTTCGTTGCATCAGGTAGCCAGCACTCTGGCTGAAACCATTCCGCAGCTGCAGGTCGAGTACGAAGAAGTCGTTGATATTCTTCTGGAAAGTGGCGCGCCGGCAGCTCAGGTTTCGGTAGCCCAGCGCCAGTCGCTGCTGGCCGAGCGTATTCTCGGCTCGGTGAACAAGGTTCTTTCCGGTGACCAGGATTCGGTTCAGGCGGCGGACATGTTCGGCCGCGATGCGAGTCTTTTCGGTCGCGTCCTGAATGCGATGATCGAAGGCAACGTCGCCATGGGCATCACCGCAGTGGCCGACGACGAAGCCCGCGATCGTCTTTCCGAGATTGCCGAGCTGTTCCAGTTCGTATCCGGTTCGGTGGATGAGATCCTCGAAACCTCGCCCGAGCTGTTCCAGGTGCGCGAGTCGGCGAACAGCATCTTTGAAGTTTCGCAAACCCTGCTGGACAAGACCTCGGCGCTGTCGCAAGGGCTGCAGAGTCGTGCAGATGCTCGTTATCTGAACACCATTCTCGGCTATGTGCTCGGCGCTCTGGCGTTGGCTTCCATCATCCTGATCGGTCTGGTGATGGTTCAGGAGGCGCGTCGCCGCCTTAGCGAAACAGCCGAAAAGAACGAGCGTAACCAGACTGCGATTCTGCGACTGCTCGATGAAATCGGTGACCTCGCAGACGGTGACCTGACGGTAGCCGCTACGGTAACCGAAGACTTTACCGGTGCGATTGCGGACTCGATCAACTACTCCATCGACCAGTTGCGCGAGCTGGTAGCCACCATCAACCAGACCGCGGTTCAGGTATCGGGCGCTGCTCAAGAGACCCAGGCCACCGCGATGCACCTCGCCGAGGCCTCGGAACACCAGGCGCAAGAGATTGCCGGCGCCTCTGCAGCAATTAACGAAATGGCCGTTTCCATTGACCAGGTATCGGCCAACGCCGCGGAGTCCTCGGCGGTAGCGGAACGTTCCGTAGCCATCGCCAACAAGGGTAACGAGGTGGTGCACAACACCATCACCGGCATGGACAACATTCGCGAGCAGATCCAGGACACGTCCAAGCGGATCAAGCGTCTCGGTGAGTCGTCCCAGGAGATTGGTGACATTGTTAGCCTGATTAACGACATTGCCGACCAGACCAACATCCTCGCACTCAACGCGGCAATCCAGGCATCCATGGCTGGTGACGCCGGCCGAGGCTTCGCGGTGGTAGCGGACGAGGTTCAGCGCCTGGCAGAGCGTTCTTCCGCAGCGACCAAACAGATCGAGGCGCTGGTTAAGACGATTCAAACCGACACCAACGAGGCGGTCATCTCGATGGAGCAGACCACTTCGGAAGTGGTTCGCGGTGCGCGTCTGGCCCAAGACGCCGGTGTGGCACTCGAAGAGATCGAGAAAGTATCCAAGACGCTTGCTGCGCTGATCCAGAACATCTCCAACGCGGCACGTCAGCAGGCTTCTTCGGCCGGCCACATTTCCAACACCATGAACGTGATCCAGGAGATCACCTCGCAGACTTCGTCGGGTACCACCGCTACGGCAAAGAGCATCGGCAACTTGGCCAAGATGGCCAACGAGATGCGCCATTCCGTTTCCGGCTTTACCCTGCCGGATGCTCCGGATCAGGCCTGA
- the gshB gene encoding glutathione synthase — translation MTVRVGIIMDPIAQIAFKKDSSLAMLLAAQARDWTLFYMEQRDLYQLGDQPRARMRPLRVFNDPQHWFETDEEADVALADLDVILMRKDPPFNSEYVYATYLLELAEKAGTLVVNRPQSLRDCNEKFFATQFPQCTPPTLVSRRADILREFAREHRDIILKPLDEMGGASIFRHREGDPNLSVILEVLTEHGGRQIMAQRYIPAIKDGDKRILMIDGEPIPYCLARIPAAGETRGNLAAGGRGVAQPLSDRDREIAAIVGPELRKRGLLFVGLDVIGDYLTEINITSPTCIREIDNAFDTRIGERLMEAIAAKLQA, via the coding sequence ATGACCGTTCGCGTCGGGATCATCATGGACCCTATCGCGCAGATCGCCTTCAAGAAGGACAGTTCGCTGGCCATGCTGCTGGCAGCCCAGGCGCGCGACTGGACACTGTTCTATATGGAGCAGCGCGATCTTTATCAGCTTGGTGATCAACCGCGAGCGCGCATGCGCCCGCTGCGGGTATTCAACGACCCGCAACACTGGTTCGAGACGGACGAGGAGGCTGACGTAGCCCTTGCTGACCTGGACGTGATCCTCATGCGCAAGGATCCGCCGTTTAACAGCGAATACGTCTACGCAACCTATCTGCTGGAGTTGGCGGAAAAAGCAGGAACGCTGGTGGTCAATCGACCGCAGAGCCTGCGCGACTGCAATGAGAAGTTCTTCGCCACGCAGTTTCCACAATGCACGCCGCCGACATTGGTCAGCCGGCGCGCGGACATTCTCCGCGAGTTTGCCCGCGAGCACCGTGACATCATTCTCAAACCCCTCGACGAAATGGGCGGCGCATCGATCTTTCGTCATCGCGAGGGTGACCCCAATCTTTCCGTCATTCTCGAGGTGCTGACCGAGCATGGTGGGCGCCAGATCATGGCCCAGCGCTACATCCCTGCCATCAAAGATGGCGACAAGCGCATCCTGATGATCGACGGCGAGCCGATCCCCTATTGCCTGGCACGGATTCCCGCTGCTGGCGAAACGCGCGGCAACTTGGCTGCTGGTGGCCGCGGCGTGGCACAACCACTGTCTGATCGTGATCGTGAGATCGCCGCAATTGTCGGCCCGGAATTGCGCAAGCGCGGCCTGTTGTTCGTCGGCCTGGACGTCATCGGCGATTACCTCACCGAAATCAACATCACCAGCCCAACTTGCATCCGCGAAATCGACAACGCCTTCGATACGCGCATTGGTGAACGCCTCATGGAGGCGATCGCGGCCAAGCTGCAAGCTTGA
- a CDS encoding CheR family methyltransferase yields the protein MQPRFDWALEPLADMSPAEFHDWQALLEERSGMVVSERRRSFLQTNLSARMREVGAPDYASYYRQVTSGPRGAVEWSTLMDRLTVQETRFFRHPASFELLDSHLRRRMQREALEHPLALWSVGCASGEETFSLAMATAEVLAGCGSDNGFGVTGTDISLSALAKSRAGIYNSRKLEQVEPSLRDRYFLPLPDDRFQIIPGLAARVCFARLNVLELASSPVSGMDVIFCQNLLIYFRRWRRREILNRLADCLAPGGLLVIGVGEVVGWQHPELLPVANDQVLAFTRKSL from the coding sequence ATGCAGCCGAGGTTTGACTGGGCATTGGAGCCCTTGGCCGATATGTCGCCGGCGGAATTTCATGACTGGCAAGCGCTCCTCGAGGAGCGTTCCGGCATGGTCGTCAGCGAACGCAGGCGCAGCTTCCTGCAGACCAACCTGAGCGCGCGCATGCGCGAGGTCGGTGCTCCCGACTATGCCAGTTATTATCGGCAGGTCACCTCTGGCCCCCGCGGTGCGGTTGAGTGGTCCACCCTAATGGACCGGCTGACCGTGCAGGAAACACGTTTCTTCCGGCACCCCGCTTCTTTTGAGCTGCTCGATTCGCATCTGCGGCGACGCATGCAGCGGGAGGCTCTTGAGCATCCCCTGGCCTTGTGGAGCGTGGGTTGCGCAAGTGGAGAGGAGACATTCTCGCTGGCCATGGCTACTGCTGAGGTACTGGCCGGATGCGGCTCCGATAATGGTTTCGGGGTCACCGGGACCGACATCAGCCTGAGTGCTCTGGCCAAGTCCCGTGCTGGGATCTACAACTCGCGCAAGCTGGAACAGGTCGAGCCGTCGCTGCGTGATCGCTACTTCCTACCGCTGCCCGATGATCGTTTTCAAATCATTCCCGGCCTGGCTGCACGTGTGTGCTTTGCAAGGCTCAATGTGCTGGAGCTGGCGAGCTCGCCGGTCTCGGGCATGGACGTCATTTTCTGTCAGAACCTGCTGATCTACTTCCGCCGCTGGCGTCGCCGAGAAATCCTCAATCGCCTGGCGGACTGCCTGGCCCCAGGGGGGTTGTTGGTGATCGGTGTTGGTGAAGTGGTTGGTTGGCAGCATCCGGAATTGCTTCCGGTGGCCAATGATCAGGTTCTGGCTTTTACCCGGAAAAGTTTATGA